A window of the Dermatophagoides farinae isolate YC_2012a chromosome 2, ASM2471394v1, whole genome shotgun sequence genome harbors these coding sequences:
- the LOC124500030 gene encoding LOW QUALITY PROTEIN: prolyl endopeptidase FAP (The sequence of the model RefSeq protein was modified relative to this genomic sequence to represent the inferred CDS: deleted 1 base in 1 codon), which yields MNESNESDIPSSSTPPLQSEMDALLLGRIKELSTVDVKTSNWKGTLISILVIILLSSAIILAIYIINPDIQYKLINETREKLKLDELLHGNYTVQPTFNGTWISDTEITFISSAGDFVLYDVRADKTDTIIYARIMKQHEVDRAILSPNRQYVLFISHIKNIFRHSTVAHYKAYHLSNDTIINIRPHEANIDASLQAAEWGRKNAQLIFVYANNIYYMADPSDSQTYRISHDDDRYIYNGIPDWIYEEEILASGTAFWWSNDGSRLAYIRFNDSQVEIQEYPWYGDQVDVESQYLGPIKIKYPKPGSTNPTITLHMVDLENSSFDPYEVLPPIELTKQSNDYYLTSAAWADRDCLIAVWMTREQNYASYSWCSPSSSEMDHKWKCKESFHKQLNNGWIEISSIHVDQYGKNYYILHGDESSEQFVQIIKVNIKTGEKNFITSGKRDVTKILKIIPIYNNDGSESNKIYYLATRTNKPGERHVYNVLDKTKWMFNRNNNDGDVDDTKCITCDQIELNQCLYNRITFSKNGTYYIRECLGPNIPYSTLHLLNDDGGNNNYTREWEMNEKLKMTLSRKLLPTIVTEIINKTDYVLIVQMFMPPSFKPDSVVKYPLLIQVYGGPGSQYVNENFKMNFGKYLAGSREIIYAYVDGRGSGFQGETMKHHLFHRLGTVEMDDQIIAARYLRDKYNFINPDAIGIWGWSYGGYATAKILIKDHHFDTAVFACGISVAPVTSWLLYDSAYTERYMGLPTNETMKSYQTSAVMHDIDLMRNKKFLLIHGTADDNVHIQNSMVLIKELNKANIMFNTQIYPDENHGLPGVSVHLYETMANFWNECFKSDSYVEEIGLRRRRVSKF from the exons GAGCTTTCAACGGTCGATGTCAAAACAAGCAACTGGAAAGGGACATTGATCTCTATACTAGttataatattattatcttcaGCCATTATATTGGCTATTTATATAATCAATCCAGATATTCAAT ataaattgataaatgaaaCCCGAGAAAAACTCAAACTAGATGAATTATTACATGGAAACTATACGGTACAGCCAACATTCAATGGTACTTGGATTAGTGATACAGAGATCACATTCATATCATCGGCCGGTGATTTTGTCCTATATGATGTTCGTGCCGATAAAACGGATACTATCATTTATGCTAGGATTATG AAACAACATGAAGTTGATCGTGCCATATTGTCACCAAATCGTCAATATGTTCTATTTATCAGTCATATCAAAAAT ATATTCCGCCATAGTACAGTGGCCCATTATAAAGCTTATCATCTATCAAATGATAC TATTATAAATATAAGACCCCATGAAGCAAACATTGATGCTAGTTTACAGGCAGCCGAATGGGGCCGTAAAAATGcccaattgatttttgtataTGCTaacaatatttattatatggCCGATCCAAGTGATAGTCAAACATATCGTATaagtcatgatgatgatcgttatATCTATAATGGAATACCCGATTGGATATATGAGGAAGAAATTCTGGCTTCGGGTACAGCATTCTGGTGGTCAAATGACGGCAGCCGTTTAGCATATATACGTTTTAATGATAGTCAGGTCGAAATACAAGAATATCCATGGTACGGTGATCAGGTTGATGTTGAATCACAATATCTTGGACctattaaaattaaatatcCCAAG CCAGGATCAACAAATCCAACGATAACATTACATATGGTTGATCTGGAAAATTCTAGTTTTGATCCATATGAAGTTTTACCACCTATTGaattaacaaaacaaag caacgattattatttaacaTCAGCCGCATGGGCTGATCGTGATTGTCTGATTGCCGTATGGATGACACGTGAACAAAATTATGCTTCTTACTCATGGTGTTCACCTTCATCATCCGAAATGGATCATAAATGGAAATGTAAAGAA AGTTTTCATAAACAACTCAACAATGGATGGATTGAAATTTCATCCATACATGTTGATCAATATGGTAAGAATTATTACATTTTACATGGTGATGAAAGTTCGGAACAATTTGTACAAATTATCAAAGTTAATATTAAG accggtgaaaaaaatttcattacatCTGGTAAACGTGATGTAAcgaaaatattaaaaatcatTCCAATTTATAATAACGATGGTAGTGAAAGCAATAAGATATATTATTTGGCAACCAGAACAAATAAACCTGGTGAACGACATGTATATAATGTTTTAGATAAAACTAAATGGATGTTTAAtcgaaacaacaatgatggtgatgttgatgatacaaAGTGCATTACATGTGATCAAATCGAGCTTAATCAATGTCTATACAATCGTATTACATTCAGTAAAAATGGTACATATTATATACGGGAATGTCTTGGACCAAATATTCCTTATTCAACATTACAtctattgaatgatgatggtggcaataataattatacaCGTGAATgggaaatgaatgaaaaactgAAAATGACATTGAGCCGAAAATTATTACCAACAATTGTTACggaaattatcaacaaaactGATTATG TTTTGATTGTACAAATGTTTATGCCTCCATCATTTAAACCGGATAGTGTTGTAAAATATCCATTACTTATACAAGTATATGGTGGTCCAGGATCACaatatgtgaatgaaaattttaaaatgaattttggtAAATATCTTGCCGGTAGTCGTGAAATTATCTATGCATACGTAGATGGGAGAGGTAGTGGATTTCAAGGTGAAACAATGAAACATCATCTATTCCATCGATTGGGTACAGTCGAAATGGATGATCAGATTATTGCTGCAAG ATATCTCCGAgataaatataattttatCAATCCTGATGCTATTGGTATTTGGGGCTGGAGCTATG gtggCTATGCTACAGCTAAAATATTAATCAAAGATCATCAT TTCGATACAGCAGTGTTTGCCTGTGGAATATCGGTAGCACCAGTCACATCATGGCTTCTATACG ATTCTGCTTACACGGAACGTTATATGGGTTTaccaacaaatgaaacaatgaaaagCTATCAAACATCGGCCGTTATGCATGATATAGATCTTATGcgtaataaaaaatttctattaaTTCACGGAACAGCAGATG ATAATGTACACATACAAAACTCAATGGTGCTAATcaaagaattgaataaagCCAATATAATGTTCAATACACAAATCTATCCGGATGAAAATCATGGACTACCCGGTGTTAGTGTACATCTTTATGAAACAATGGCCAATTTTTGgaatgaatgtttcaaaTCTGATTCATACGTTGAAGAGATTGGATTACGAAGACGACGTGTATCGAAATtttaa
- the LOC124500045 gene encoding formylglycine-generating enzyme isoform X2 produces MEAIIESIHFLLLWIFLLWPNPISIYGCSCGINNDRLKFCPSQFDRNQESKIIDDVDICLSNSVSSRLSSSFDIDHQQMILLPSGDFFMGTNDPIILADAESPERLMHVNSFWLDKYEVSNEKFAKFIQMTKFVTDAERFGTSFVLDLMCSEQVLANITQAVAQAQWWLPVNGANWRHPEGIDSDLNERMNHPVVHVSWNDANEYCRWAGKRLPREIEWEYACRGGLKRRLFPWGNKENPKGEHYMNIWHGKFPIENTGDDGFRWTCPVDQFPEQNRFGFKNIIGNVWEWNDDWWTTNHSIPNGIITENKVKKGGSFMCHRSYCYRYRCAARSFNTPDTSASNLGFRCAADYDEKA; encoded by the exons ATTATTGAGAGCATACATTTTCTATTGTTATGGATATTCTTATTATGGCCAAATCCGATCAGCATTTATGGCTGTAGCTGTGGTATCAATAATGATCGTTTAAAGTTTTGTCCTAGTCAATTCGATAGAAATCAAGAGTCAAAAATTATAGATGATGTAGACATTTGTCTCAGTAATAGCGTTAGTTctagattatcatcatcatttgatatcGATCATCAGCAAATGATTCTTTTACCATCGGGTGATTTTTTCATGGGAACCAATGATCCAATAATATTAGCGGATGCTGAATCGCCTGAAAGATTGATGCATGTTAATAGTTTTTGGTTGGATAAATATGAAGTtagcaatgaaaaatttgcaaaATTTATACAAATGACCAAATTTGTGACTGATGCTGAACGTTTTGGaacatcatttgttttggatCTAATGTGTAGTGAACAAGTTTTGGCCAATATTACTCAAGCCGTTGCTCAGGCACAATGGTGGCTACCAGTCAATGGAGCAAATTGGCGTCATCCGGAAGGAATCGATTCCGActtgaatgaacgaatgaatcaTCCAGTAGTGCATGTATCATGGAATGATGCCAATGAATATTGCCGATGGGCTGGTAAACGTTTACCTCGTGAAATCGAATGGGAATACGCCTGTCGTGGCGGTCTCAAACGTCGATTGTTTCCTTGGGGAAACAAAGAAAACCCGAAAGGCGAACATTATATGAATATTTGGCATGGGAAATTTCCAATCGAAAATACAG GTGATGATGGCTTTCGCTGGACCTGTCCAGTCGATCAATTTCCTGAACAAAATAGATTTGGCTTCAAAAATATAATTGGTAATGTTTGGGaatggaatgatgattggtggACGACGAATCATTCCATTCCCAATGGAATAATCACCGAAAACAAAGTGAAAAAAGGAGGATCATTCATGTGTCATCGTTCATATTGTTATCGTTATCGTTGTGCTGCCAGAAGTTTCAATACACCA gATACTTCAGCAAGTAATCTTGGATTTCGTTGTGCtgctgattatgatgaaaaagcaTAA
- the LOC124500045 gene encoding formylglycine-generating enzyme isoform X3 produces the protein MILLPSGDFFMGTNDPIILADAESPERLMHVNSFWLDKYEVSNEKFAKFIQMTKFVTDAERFGTSFVLDLMCSEQVLANITQAVAQAQWWLPVNGANWRHPEGIDSDLNERMNHPVVHVSWNDANEYCRWAGKRLPREIEWEYACRGGLKRRLFPWGNKENPKGEHYMNIWHGKFPIENTGDDGFRWTCPVDQFPEQNRFGFKNIIGNVWEWNDDWWTTNHSIPNGIITENKVKKGGSFMCHRSYCYRYRCAARSFNTPDTSASNLGFRCAADYDEKA, from the exons ATGATTCTTTTACCATCGGGTGATTTTTTCATGGGAACCAATGATCCAATAATATTAGCGGATGCTGAATCGCCTGAAAGATTGATGCATGTTAATAGTTTTTGGTTGGATAAATATGAAGTtagcaatgaaaaatttgcaaaATTTATACAAATGACCAAATTTGTGACTGATGCTGAACGTTTTGGaacatcatttgttttggatCTAATGTGTAGTGAACAAGTTTTGGCCAATATTACTCAAGCCGTTGCTCAGGCACAATGGTGGCTACCAGTCAATGGAGCAAATTGGCGTCATCCGGAAGGAATCGATTCCGActtgaatgaacgaatgaatcaTCCAGTAGTGCATGTATCATGGAATGATGCCAATGAATATTGCCGATGGGCTGGTAAACGTTTACCTCGTGAAATCGAATGGGAATACGCCTGTCGTGGCGGTCTCAAACGTCGATTGTTTCCTTGGGGAAACAAAGAAAACCCGAAAGGCGAACATTATATGAATATTTGGCATGGGAAATTTCCAATCGAAAATACAG GTGATGATGGCTTTCGCTGGACCTGTCCAGTCGATCAATTTCCTGAACAAAATAGATTTGGCTTCAAAAATATAATTGGTAATGTTTGGGaatggaatgatgattggtggACGACGAATCATTCCATTCCCAATGGAATAATCACCGAAAACAAAGTGAAAAAAGGAGGATCATTCATGTGTCATCGTTCATATTGTTATCGTTATCGTTGTGCTGCCAGAAGTTTCAATACACCA gATACTTCAGCAAGTAATCTTGGATTTCGTTGTGCtgctgattatgatgaaaaagcaTAA
- the LOC124500045 gene encoding formylglycine-generating enzyme isoform X1 produces MEAIIESIHFLLLWIFLLWPNPISIYGCSCGINNDRLKFCPSQFDRNQESKIIDDVDICLSNSVSSRLSSSFDIDHQQMILLPSGDFFMGTNDPIILADAESPERLMHVNSFWLDKYEVSNEKFAKFIQMTKFVTDAERFGTSFVLDLMCSEQVLANITQAVAQAQWWLPVNGANWRHPEGIDSDLNERMNHPVVHVSWNDANEYCRWAGKRLPREIEWEYACRGGLKRRLFPWGNKENPKGEHYMNIWHGKFPIENTGDDGFRWTCPVDQFPEQNRFGFKNIIGNVWEWNDDWWTTNHSIPNGIITENKVKKGGSFMCHRSYCYRYRCAARSFNTPVSYLFFVLYFIFFLLKDIFVFTI; encoded by the exons ATTATTGAGAGCATACATTTTCTATTGTTATGGATATTCTTATTATGGCCAAATCCGATCAGCATTTATGGCTGTAGCTGTGGTATCAATAATGATCGTTTAAAGTTTTGTCCTAGTCAATTCGATAGAAATCAAGAGTCAAAAATTATAGATGATGTAGACATTTGTCTCAGTAATAGCGTTAGTTctagattatcatcatcatttgatatcGATCATCAGCAAATGATTCTTTTACCATCGGGTGATTTTTTCATGGGAACCAATGATCCAATAATATTAGCGGATGCTGAATCGCCTGAAAGATTGATGCATGTTAATAGTTTTTGGTTGGATAAATATGAAGTtagcaatgaaaaatttgcaaaATTTATACAAATGACCAAATTTGTGACTGATGCTGAACGTTTTGGaacatcatttgttttggatCTAATGTGTAGTGAACAAGTTTTGGCCAATATTACTCAAGCCGTTGCTCAGGCACAATGGTGGCTACCAGTCAATGGAGCAAATTGGCGTCATCCGGAAGGAATCGATTCCGActtgaatgaacgaatgaatcaTCCAGTAGTGCATGTATCATGGAATGATGCCAATGAATATTGCCGATGGGCTGGTAAACGTTTACCTCGTGAAATCGAATGGGAATACGCCTGTCGTGGCGGTCTCAAACGTCGATTGTTTCCTTGGGGAAACAAAGAAAACCCGAAAGGCGAACATTATATGAATATTTGGCATGGGAAATTTCCAATCGAAAATACAG GTGATGATGGCTTTCGCTGGACCTGTCCAGTCGATCAATTTCCTGAACAAAATAGATTTGGCTTCAAAAATATAATTGGTAATGTTTGGGaatggaatgatgattggtggACGACGAATCATTCCATTCCCAATGGAATAATCACCGAAAACAAAGTGAAAAAAGGAGGATCATTCATGTGTCATCGTTCATATTGTTATCGTTATCGTTGTGCTGCCAGAAGTTTCAATACACCAGTtagttatttatttttcgttctttatttcatcttttttttattgaaagatatatttgtatttacaatataa